The following coding sequences lie in one Lolium perenne isolate Kyuss_39 chromosome 2, Kyuss_2.0, whole genome shotgun sequence genomic window:
- the LOC127329384 gene encoding uncharacterized protein: protein MCFVKAAEEGLLADLYGCALKQHVSIYADDVALFIRLEVQDIVTTREILRYFEEASGLSVNYRKSYAVVIRGEVLDKMMVKHLLRCKIGEFPCMYLGLQLSTGALSRAHWQPVLDKVIASLPAWQWGLLTRSGRLILIKSAVTARPIHQLLIMEAPVWLMEEIDKWTRAFFWAGKGVVNGGQCLVSWQQIYKPVCYGGLGVHNLRLQGLALRI, encoded by the coding sequence ATGTGTTTTGTCAAAGCTGCGGAGGAGGGGCTCCTGGCAGATCTGTATGGATGTGCTCTCAAGCAGCATGTCTCGATCTATGCTGACGACGTGGCTTTGTTCATCAGGCTAGAGGTGCAAGATATTGTTACCACGAGGGAGATTCTGCGCTATTTTGAGGAAGCATCGGGGCTTAGTGTGAACTACAGGAAATCTTATGCTGTCGTCATAAGAGGGGAAGTGCTGGACAAGATGATGGTCAAGCATCTGCTGCGGTGCAAAATCGGGGAGTTTCCATGCATGTACCTAGGGTTGCAGTTGTCCACGGGGGCTTTGAGCCGTGCACACTGGCAACCTGTGCTCGACAAGGTCATCGCGTCCCTCCCAGCGTGGCAATGGGGGCTCCTAACAAGGTCAGGCAGGTTGATTCTCATCAAGTCAGCGGTCACGGCTCGGCCAATCCATCAGTTGTTGATCATGGAGGCGCCGGTTTGGCTCATGGAGGAGATTGACAAGTGGACGAGGGCGTTCTTTTGGGCAGGTAAGGGGGTAGTCAATGGAGGGCAATGTTTGGTGTCCTGGCAGCAGATCTACAAGCCGGTGTGCTATGGTGGCCTAGGCGTGCACAATCTCAGGTTACAGGGGTTAGCGTTGAGGATCTGA